One genomic segment of Aquipluma nitroreducens includes these proteins:
- a CDS encoding site-specific integrase, producing the protein MKKQETFSVRFFVRKSRVTNEEFGPLFVRITVNSSRIEISLGKSVATEIWHEKLQKCKGQTREAKQINDFLELTTFKINEIRHRLIIEGKEITADLLKTRYKGLPDADEIHKPTILELYEIHNNKLKELVDIDIAKATYKRHNTSKSHIATFIKYQFGQDDIVLDRIDYKFLNDYEHYFKVVRKCNHNSTMKYIKNLGKVIRLGLAEGYMNKNPFDKFKLTYKTVQRDILTIEEVDKLVKLKIPEERLDRVRDLFVFCIYTGLAFVDVTNWICRLN; encoded by the coding sequence ATGAAAAAACAAGAAACTTTTTCGGTTCGCTTTTTTGTAAGAAAAAGCAGAGTAACAAATGAAGAATTTGGTCCTCTATTTGTCAGAATTACAGTTAATTCAAGTCGAATTGAAATTTCATTGGGCAAAAGTGTAGCAACAGAAATCTGGCATGAGAAACTACAAAAATGTAAAGGACAAACGAGAGAAGCCAAACAAATAAATGATTTTTTGGAGTTGACTACTTTCAAGATTAATGAAATTAGGCATCGACTGATTATTGAAGGAAAAGAAATCACTGCTGACCTGCTTAAAACAAGGTATAAAGGACTACCAGATGCAGATGAAATCCATAAACCCACTATTCTGGAACTCTATGAAATTCATAATAATAAATTAAAAGAACTGGTTGATATTGATATTGCAAAAGCTACTTACAAAAGACACAATACCTCAAAAAGTCATATTGCAACTTTTATAAAATACCAGTTTGGGCAAGATGATATAGTACTTGACCGAATAGATTATAAATTCTTAAATGACTATGAGCATTATTTTAAAGTTGTAAGAAAATGTAATCACAATTCAACAATGAAATACATCAAAAATTTAGGGAAAGTGATTCGCCTAGGCCTGGCTGAAGGTTATATGAATAAAAATCCATTCGACAAATTCAAGCTTACCTATAAAACGGTTCAACGGGATATTTTGACAATTGAAGAGGTTGATAAACTGGTGAAATTGAAGATTCCGGAAGAGCGTTTGGATCGTGTTCGTGATCTTTTTGTTTTTTGCATTTATACCGGGTTGGCATTTGTTGATGTGACTAATTGGATTTGCCGGTTAAATTGA
- the istB gene encoding IS21-like element helper ATPase IstB: protein MRQMKFFGMVRAFRTSIENGSMIQMTGDEMVSMLIDAEWDDRNNRRIERQMRNAKFRYKANIEQLHFDIDRNLDKNQFMRMAECTFIGRKENLLITGSTGIGKSFIASAIGNQACTLGFKVLYANTTKLFTRLKMAKADGSYIREVAKIERQDLLILDDFGLQPLDASNRSVLMEIVEDRHGNRSTIITSQLPVAQWYEVIGEQTIADAILDRIVHDAHRMELVGESIRRRQRNKIVETVESE from the coding sequence ATGAGACAGATGAAGTTCTTCGGTATGGTTCGTGCCTTTAGAACAAGCATCGAGAATGGCAGCATGATTCAAATGACAGGCGATGAAATGGTATCGATGCTTATTGATGCCGAATGGGATGATCGTAACAATCGCCGCATAGAGAGGCAAATGCGCAATGCAAAGTTCCGTTATAAAGCCAACATTGAGCAGTTGCACTTTGATATAGATCGCAACCTGGACAAAAATCAGTTCATGCGTATGGCTGAGTGTACTTTTATCGGAAGAAAAGAGAATCTTCTGATCACCGGGAGTACCGGAATAGGCAAGAGCTTCATTGCTTCTGCTATCGGAAATCAAGCCTGTACCCTTGGGTTCAAAGTACTTTATGCCAACACTACAAAGCTGTTTACAAGATTAAAAATGGCCAAAGCAGATGGTTCGTACATCAGAGAAGTTGCAAAGATAGAAAGACAGGATCTTTTGATTCTGGACGATTTTGGCTTGCAGCCGCTTGATGCATCAAACAGGTCGGTACTTATGGAAATCGTGGAAGATCGTCACGGAAACCGTTCAACCATTATAACCTCTCAGTTGCCAGTGGCACAATGGTATGAGGTTATCGGAGAACAAACAATAGCGGATGCAATACTTGACCGCATTGTTCATGATGCTCATCGAATGGAACTTGTAGGAGAATCAATACGAAGAAGACAACGAAACAAAATCGTAGAAACTGTTGAATCAGAATAA
- the istA gene encoding IS21 family transposase, producing MSKVRSIIRLYTEGVSKQSIGERTGLPRNSVKKYIRLFLASGKSPQEIQLMSDTELEQMFLDMVPRNHIENDLRYQSLEAFFPTMEKALKIRGNTKEKLWEQYFEQHPAGYRFSQFKHYYLLWKKVRNPVMHIEHKAGEKMYVDYAGEKLKVLDPETLDITEVEVFVAILGASQLTYVEASYTQQKEDFINSCENALHYFGGVPNAIVTDNLKSAVIKSNRYEPTLNEAFRDFVSYYSMAALPAAPYKPKHKALVEGAVKIIYRSIYSILKGNVYSCIELLNSAIREALEAHNNRPLTGRPFSRRQLFEDTERHFLHPLPEKRYELKRRYIASVMKNNYVCLAEDKHYYSVPYHFIGKKVTLLYSQSEVEIYHRYERIAVHKRNRHLFGHTTITDHLASQHRFMSDWNPDKFIERAAEVGPQTKEYIIQLLNARQHPEQTYRSCQGVLSFSVRAGKERLNNACLRALQYGDYSYQTIRVILEKGLDRNVDDQQHVDQSMPPHLNIRGKNYYR from the coding sequence ATGAGCAAGGTAAGAAGCATTATCAGGCTTTACACCGAGGGTGTAAGTAAACAGTCCATCGGGGAACGGACAGGTCTTCCCCGCAATAGTGTTAAGAAGTATATCAGGTTGTTCCTGGCTTCGGGCAAATCGCCCCAGGAGATTCAACTGATGAGTGACACTGAACTTGAGCAGATGTTTCTGGATATGGTTCCACGCAATCATATTGAGAATGATCTGCGTTATCAATCTCTGGAAGCATTTTTCCCCACCATGGAAAAAGCATTGAAGATCCGGGGAAACACCAAGGAGAAGCTTTGGGAGCAATATTTTGAACAGCATCCTGCAGGCTATCGGTTTTCACAGTTCAAGCATTATTATCTTCTCTGGAAGAAGGTTCGTAATCCGGTTATGCACATTGAGCATAAGGCCGGGGAGAAGATGTATGTTGATTATGCAGGCGAAAAACTCAAGGTTTTAGATCCGGAAACATTAGACATCACAGAGGTAGAGGTTTTTGTCGCCATACTGGGTGCAAGCCAGTTGACCTACGTAGAGGCCAGTTATACCCAACAGAAGGAAGACTTCATCAACTCCTGCGAAAATGCATTACATTACTTCGGAGGTGTTCCTAATGCCATCGTTACGGATAACTTAAAATCGGCGGTAATCAAGAGTAATCGTTATGAGCCAACACTTAATGAGGCTTTTCGTGACTTCGTAAGCTATTATTCGATGGCGGCTTTACCGGCAGCTCCGTATAAACCCAAACACAAAGCGTTGGTAGAAGGTGCCGTCAAAATCATTTACCGTTCGATTTACAGCATTTTAAAGGGTAATGTATATTCTTGCATTGAACTGCTAAATAGCGCGATCAGGGAGGCACTGGAAGCTCATAATAACAGGCCGCTTACAGGAAGGCCATTCAGCAGGCGACAGTTATTCGAAGATACTGAACGACACTTTTTGCACCCTTTACCTGAAAAGAGATATGAGTTGAAGCGACGCTATATCGCTTCTGTGATGAAGAACAATTACGTCTGCCTTGCCGAGGATAAGCATTATTACAGTGTTCCTTACCATTTTATCGGCAAGAAGGTAACCTTGCTTTACAGCCAATCTGAGGTTGAAATTTATCACCGCTACGAGCGAATTGCAGTGCACAAAAGGAACAGGCACCTTTTTGGACACACAACAATAACAGATCATCTGGCCTCGCAGCACCGCTTCATGAGCGACTGGAACCCCGATAAATTTATCGAACGAGCCGCAGAGGTAGGCCCTCAAACAAAAGAATATATTATCCAGTTGCTAAATGCCCGGCAGCATCCGGAGCAGACCTATCGATCCTGCCAGGGAGTTTTAAGTTTTTCGGTACGTGCCGGAAAAGAGCGGCTTAACAATGCTTGTCTGCGTGCACTTCAATATGGCGATTACAGCTATCAGACCATCCGGGTAATCCTTGAAAAAGGACTTGACCGAAACGTTGATGATCAGCAGCATGTTGATCAGTCAATGCCCCCTCACCTGAACATACGTGGTAAAAACTATTACCGGTAA